A stretch of DNA from Spirosoma endbachense:
CTCATTTATTATCAAGTATAAACTGCCCGATGAGCTTGATCCGCTTCGGGTGCGAACCTTTAAAGAAGCACCTACGGAACGAATCGTGTTTAATAAAGCGGAATTTCAAATTTGGTCAACGTTAACCTTGCCCACGAGGATAAAAGGTGAGCGAACCCGGAATCATACCCGAAACATTTACCTGGTCAGCTATTACCTGCATGGCCTGCGGGCAATGGATTTGATGGTTGCCAAGGTTTCACAGGTGCAAACCATATGGCCGATGAAAGAAGGAAAAATTGTGCAAGAATACCGCTTTTATACCGTCGCTGAGAAAACGAATAAATCAAAATTGGTGTTAATAGAGAAGCGATTCTTCCGTTGATTTTGTCGTATTCGGAGGGCAAAGAACCGGACGATTATCTCTTTCCATTTATGCCACCGTCAACGCGGCATCTTAGGCGAGATAAACTAAAGGGCAAGGCCAATAATCGGACTAAGTATGTGGATCAGTTATTGAAAGAAGTTGCGCAAACAGCAGGCTTCAATAAACTAGTTTCCATGCACTCGGCCCGACACTTATTTGCTGAAGATTTATTCGAATACTCTGGCGACCTGCGATTGGTTTCCGTATCGTTGTCTCATTCAGATTTGGAGACGACGCAACGGTATTTGAAACGTAAGAGCCAGATGATAATCGACCGGGCTAATAGTGTATATCGGAAGCAGGTAATCGAAGAATCGGACGAAAGCCAGGACGAGGGTGTTAGTGATCGGTTGGCAAGTGGAATGCTTTAAGTCCATTGAACCATTGGCCGGAATAAGGCGAAATAAACGTTTTCGGAATTGACTGGT
This window harbors:
- a CDS encoding tyrosine-type recombinase/integrase, with translation MSYSEGKEPDDYLFPFMPPSTRHLRRDKLKGKANNRTKYVDQLLKEVAQTAGFNKLVSMHSARHLFAEDLFEYSGDLRLVSVSLSHSDLETTQRYLKRKSQMIIDRANSVYRKQVIEESDESQDEGVSDRLASGML